One genomic window of Thalassolituus hydrocarboniclasticus includes the following:
- the murD gene encoding UDP-N-acetylmuramoyl-L-alanine--D-glutamate ligase codes for MSQLISTDYKRLIVGLGMTGLSAARYCQSRGWAFDLCDSRDVPPGLDAVRSEFPQAIIYSGELQADVLSQYDELIVSPGIAVSHPAIVAARQAGARIAGDIQLFADACNKPLIAITGSNGKSTVTTLVGELLAAAGKRVAVGGNIGVPALDLLGSDAETDIYVLELSSFQLETTENLAASAAVVLNMSEDHMDRYQGMADYHQAKHRIFQQCRGVVVNRDDALSQPLVSDKMPRLSFGLNKADIGQFGLERIDGESWIMFGTEKIIAASELKIKGQHNLANVMAALALIKLLSVDITAVLPALREFAGLDHRCQWLGNKAGVDFYNDSKGTNVGSTLAALYGLGPEIAGKIWLLAGGEGKGQDFSPLASACEQYAAEVLTFGADAGTIAAAVSDACPVSQQVTLAEAFTRACTVAAAGDVILLSPACASFDQFKNYVARGEYFAQLVKTEISNEVAL; via the coding sequence ATGTCGCAGTTGATTTCCACAGATTACAAACGACTGATCGTCGGTCTTGGCATGACCGGGCTCTCTGCTGCCCGCTATTGCCAGAGCCGCGGCTGGGCGTTTGATTTGTGTGACAGCCGCGATGTGCCACCAGGTCTGGATGCGGTACGCAGCGAGTTTCCGCAGGCGATTATTTATAGCGGTGAATTACAGGCCGATGTTCTCAGTCAGTACGACGAATTAATCGTCAGTCCCGGCATTGCGGTTTCTCATCCTGCTATTGTTGCAGCCCGTCAGGCTGGTGCACGGATTGCTGGTGATATTCAGCTATTTGCCGATGCCTGCAACAAGCCATTAATTGCGATAACCGGCTCCAATGGTAAAAGCACAGTCACCACTCTGGTGGGAGAATTACTGGCAGCAGCCGGTAAGCGCGTAGCGGTTGGCGGTAATATTGGTGTTCCTGCTCTGGATCTGCTGGGCAGCGATGCTGAAACCGATATCTATGTACTGGAGCTGTCGAGTTTTCAGCTGGAAACCACCGAAAATCTGGCAGCTTCAGCTGCGGTGGTGCTCAATATGAGCGAAGACCATATGGACCGCTATCAGGGCATGGCGGATTACCATCAGGCCAAACACCGTATTTTTCAGCAGTGCCGTGGCGTTGTGGTGAATCGTGACGATGCGCTCAGTCAGCCGCTGGTCTCCGATAAAATGCCACGCCTGAGTTTTGGTCTGAATAAAGCAGATATTGGTCAGTTTGGCCTTGAGCGAATCGATGGCGAAAGCTGGATCATGTTCGGTACTGAAAAAATTATCGCTGCCAGCGAGCTGAAAATTAAAGGCCAGCATAATCTGGCAAATGTAATGGCAGCGCTGGCACTGATCAAACTGCTGTCGGTAGATATTACTGCCGTATTACCGGCGCTGCGTGAATTTGCTGGTCTGGATCATCGGTGTCAGTGGCTGGGTAATAAGGCAGGTGTTGATTTTTACAACGATTCCAAAGGAACCAACGTCGGTTCTACCCTGGCCGCGCTTTATGGTCTGGGGCCGGAAATTGCCGGAAAAATCTGGCTGCTGGCCGGTGGTGAAGGAAAAGGGCAGGATTTCAGCCCGCTGGCTTCTGCCTGTGAGCAATACGCCGCGGAAGTTCTTACTTTTGGTGCCGATGCGGGAACCATTGCGGCTGCCGTTTCTGATGCTTGCCCGGTATCACAGCAGGTTACTTTAGCCGAAGCTTTTACCCGTGCCTGCACCGTAGCCGCTGCTGGTGACGTTATTTTGCTGTCTCCGGCCTGTGCCAGTTTTGATCAGTTTAAAAACTATGTCGCCCGCGGCGAGTATTTTGCGCAGCTGGTAAAAACGGAAATCAGCAACGAGGTGGCGTTATGA
- the ftsW gene encoding putative lipid II flippase FtsW, with the protein MNVERFLWQSRQSMFYPWLALMCLGWLMVASASTGIAEFYTGNAAYFAVRHAVYLLLGVAVVYAISQIPLSWWSKVDVMFLLLAVAGLILVFVPGIGHEVNGSQRWLNLGIIKIQASELAKLAAVFYVSGYLVRRQDEVQQQWSGFLKPLGILAGMVFLLLLEPDFGAVVVLMGAVLIQLFLGGVKAGQFFLLLIATLIISVVVLTSESYRVERLMAYLDPWAPEHVYGTGYQLTQSLIAFGRGDWFGVGLGESVQKLFYLPEAHTDFVFAIWAEETGLIGGVAALTLLAVVIAQIWRVSWKAQQQGQLYGAYVAIGIASLLGLQVVINLGVNIGLLPTKGLTLPFFSYGGSSLLVCCIMVGIVMRIAHENDQDNQNESAAAGGAA; encoded by the coding sequence ATGAATGTTGAACGCTTCCTCTGGCAAAGCCGGCAGAGCATGTTTTATCCCTGGCTGGCGCTGATGTGTCTGGGCTGGTTAATGGTGGCATCGGCATCTACCGGAATTGCGGAGTTTTATACCGGTAATGCCGCATATTTTGCGGTTCGCCATGCTGTGTATTTGCTGCTGGGCGTTGCCGTGGTGTATGCCATCAGCCAGATTCCGCTGAGCTGGTGGAGCAAGGTCGATGTGATGTTTCTGCTGCTGGCGGTAGCGGGTCTGATTCTGGTGTTTGTACCGGGAATCGGCCACGAAGTGAACGGCAGTCAGCGCTGGCTTAATCTGGGCATTATTAAAATTCAGGCTTCAGAACTGGCTAAACTGGCGGCGGTTTTTTACGTTTCCGGTTATCTGGTCCGTCGTCAGGATGAGGTTCAGCAGCAGTGGTCTGGTTTCCTTAAACCGCTGGGGATTCTGGCCGGAATGGTTTTCCTGCTGTTACTGGAACCGGACTTCGGTGCCGTTGTTGTATTGATGGGCGCTGTGCTTATTCAGTTGTTTTTAGGTGGTGTAAAAGCCGGGCAGTTTTTCCTGCTGTTAATCGCCACCTTAATTATCAGTGTCGTGGTGCTGACTTCCGAAAGCTACCGGGTTGAGCGTCTGATGGCTTATCTCGATCCGTGGGCGCCCGAGCATGTGTACGGCACCGGTTACCAGCTGACTCAGTCGCTGATTGCTTTTGGTCGCGGAGACTGGTTTGGCGTAGGTCTGGGTGAAAGTGTGCAGAAATTATTTTATCTGCCGGAAGCTCATACGGATTTTGTTTTTGCTATCTGGGCGGAAGAAACCGGTTTGATTGGTGGTGTTGCCGCCCTGACGTTGTTAGCGGTTGTTATTGCCCAGATCTGGCGGGTGTCATGGAAAGCCCAGCAGCAGGGACAGTTATATGGTGCTTATGTGGCCATTGGTATTGCTTCGTTACTGGGATTGCAGGTTGTGATTAATCTGGGTGTGAATATTGGTCTGTTACCCACTAAAGGGCTGACATTGCCTTTCTTCAGTTATGGCGGCAGCAGCCTGCTGGTGTGCTGCATCATGGTCGGTATTGTGATGCGTATTGCTCATGAAAATGATCAGGATAATCAGAATGAAAGTGCTGCTGCGGGAGGTGCTGCATGA
- the murG gene encoding undecaprenyldiphospho-muramoylpentapeptide beta-N-acetylglucosaminyltransferase — protein MSQASSRNVLLMAGGTGGHVFPALAVAEKLKQEGFTIHWLGTASGIEKDLVPANGYPLHCINISGLRGKGKLGLLTAPLRIAKAIFQARKIIKQVKPVAALGFGGYATGPGGVAARLSAVPLLIHEQNAFAGMTNRLLSRISQHVMQAFPGALAGAQVTGNPVRESVLNLPQPAERMTTDGPLKVLVVGGSLGAAALNRTVLAAMQLLPENQRPQLRHQVGKSNLAEMQSAYEQAGVQAEVIAFIDDMAAAYGNADLLICRAGALTVSEVAAAGCAAIFVPFPFAVDDHQTANAEYLTKAGAGLICQQNELTAEWLAARWQHFSANRTLLLEMANKARSQAIANATAQVAEQIKRFARDR, from the coding sequence ATGAGTCAGGCATCTTCGCGTAATGTTTTATTAATGGCAGGCGGTACTGGCGGACATGTTTTTCCTGCGCTGGCAGTCGCTGAAAAACTGAAACAGGAAGGCTTTACCATTCATTGGCTGGGAACAGCATCCGGTATCGAAAAAGATCTGGTGCCCGCCAATGGCTACCCGCTGCACTGCATCAATATCAGTGGCCTGCGTGGCAAAGGCAAACTGGGTTTATTAACTGCGCCGTTACGTATTGCTAAGGCAATTTTTCAGGCACGGAAAATTATCAAACAGGTGAAGCCGGTTGCAGCCCTTGGCTTTGGTGGTTATGCCACGGGCCCGGGTGGTGTTGCTGCCCGTCTGAGTGCGGTGCCTCTGCTGATTCATGAGCAGAATGCTTTCGCTGGCATGACCAACCGTTTATTAAGCCGTATCAGTCAGCATGTTATGCAGGCATTTCCGGGAGCTCTTGCAGGTGCGCAGGTTACCGGGAATCCGGTGCGCGAAAGCGTACTGAATTTGCCGCAGCCTGCGGAGCGTATGACAACCGATGGTCCGCTTAAAGTGCTGGTCGTTGGTGGCAGTCTTGGTGCTGCTGCGCTGAATCGTACGGTTCTTGCGGCGATGCAATTACTGCCTGAAAATCAGCGCCCGCAGTTACGTCACCAGGTGGGTAAAAGTAATCTGGCAGAAATGCAGAGCGCTTATGAACAAGCCGGAGTACAGGCTGAGGTTATTGCCTTTATTGATGATATGGCTGCCGCTTATGGCAATGCCGATTTACTGATTTGCCGTGCCGGTGCACTGACCGTATCTGAAGTGGCTGCCGCGGGATGTGCAGCGATTTTTGTACCTTTCCCTTTTGCGGTGGATGATCATCAGACTGCAAACGCAGAGTACCTGACGAAAGCCGGTGCGGGCCTGATCTGTCAGCAGAATGAATTAACTGCGGAATGGCTTGCTGCCCGGTGGCAGCATTTCTCCGCGAACAGAACATTATTACTGGAAATGGCCAACAAGGCTCGCAGCCAGGCCATTGCCAATGCAACCGCACAGGTTGCAGAACAGATTAAGAGGTTTGCCCGTGACAGATAA
- the murC gene encoding UDP-N-acetylmuramate--L-alanine ligase → MRRIRCMHFVGIGGAGMCGIAEVLLNQGYQISGSDLRQSAVTERLQALGATIYIGHQESNVAHADVLVVSTAIDHENPEIRAAVEARIPVVRRAEMLAELMRFRHGIAVAGTHGKTTTTSMVTSVLAEAGLDPTFVIGGKLNSAGTNARLGASRYLVAEADESDASFLHLQPMVSIVTNIDADHMATYGGDFEQLKNTFVEFLHNLPFYGLAVVCIDDDVVRELLPRISRQIVTYGFSEDADYRATDLRQDGLFTHFTVQRPAGRAPLNISLRMPGTHNVLNAMAAIAVADDEGVDDAAIVAALEKFAGVGRRFTVCGEFPLGDGEVMLVDDYGHHPRELEVTIDAIRKGFPERRLVMVFQPHRYSRTRDLYEDFTRVLSGADVLLLMDVYPAGEKPIAGADGRALCGSIRQRGMVDPIFIGRDESLEAPLKGVLKPGDLLLTQGAGDIGNLAVTLTQQLPAWLAEVKV, encoded by the coding sequence ATGCGCCGCATCCGCTGCATGCATTTTGTTGGTATTGGCGGTGCCGGCATGTGTGGTATCGCCGAAGTGTTGCTGAATCAGGGCTATCAGATTTCCGGTTCAGATTTACGTCAATCGGCGGTGACCGAACGACTGCAGGCACTGGGTGCTACCATTTATATTGGTCACCAGGAGAGCAATGTGGCGCATGCCGATGTGCTGGTTGTTTCAACCGCCATTGATCATGAAAATCCGGAAATCCGTGCTGCTGTTGAGGCACGTATTCCCGTTGTCCGTCGTGCTGAAATGCTGGCCGAGCTGATGCGTTTCCGTCACGGAATTGCGGTAGCCGGAACCCATGGTAAAACCACAACCACCAGTATGGTGACATCAGTACTGGCTGAAGCCGGTCTGGACCCGACGTTTGTTATCGGTGGCAAATTAAACAGCGCCGGTACCAATGCCCGTTTGGGAGCCAGCCGTTATTTAGTCGCCGAGGCCGATGAAAGTGATGCCTCTTTCCTGCACCTGCAGCCGATGGTTTCTATTGTTACCAATATTGATGCTGACCATATGGCGACTTATGGCGGCGATTTTGAGCAGCTGAAAAATACCTTTGTCGAGTTTCTGCATAATCTGCCTTTCTATGGTCTGGCGGTGGTGTGTATTGATGACGATGTGGTGCGTGAGTTATTACCACGAATCAGCCGCCAGATTGTGACTTATGGTTTTTCTGAGGATGCCGATTACCGGGCAACCGATTTGCGTCAGGATGGATTATTCACGCACTTTACTGTGCAGCGTCCGGCGGGCCGCGCCCCTCTGAATATCAGCCTGCGTATGCCAGGTACGCACAATGTACTGAATGCCATGGCGGCTATTGCGGTCGCAGACGATGAAGGTGTTGATGATGCAGCGATTGTGGCTGCGCTGGAAAAATTTGCCGGTGTCGGTCGGCGTTTCACCGTGTGTGGCGAATTCCCGCTGGGTGATGGTGAGGTGATGCTGGTTGATGATTATGGTCATCACCCACGTGAACTCGAAGTTACCATTGATGCTATCCGCAAAGGTTTTCCAGAGCGTCGTCTGGTGATGGTATTTCAGCCACACCGTTACAGCCGTACCCGCGATCTGTACGAAGATTTTACCCGTGTTTTATCCGGGGCCGATGTGCTGCTGTTAATGGATGTCTATCCGGCAGGAGAAAAACCCATTGCCGGTGCTGATGGTCGTGCCTTGTGTGGCAGTATTCGTCAGCGCGGTATGGTGGACCCAATTTTTATTGGCCGTGATGAATCTCTGGAAGCACCATTGAAAGGCGTATTAAAGCCAGGTGACCTGTTACTGACTCAGGGAGCGGGTGATATCGGAAATCTGGCAGTGACATTAACCCAGCAGTTACCGGCATGGCTGGCAGAGGTAAAAGTATGA
- a CDS encoding D-alanine--D-alanine ligase yields the protein MNVAALGKIAVLMGGTSAERAVSLKSGQAVYSALQQSGADVIAIDVQAHAIEQLTNVDFDVAFIALHGRGGEDGTIQGVLEWLDKPYTGSGVMASALAMDKWRTKLIWQAAGLPTPKAFLLNEDSDWSQLIAELNADAIVKPAREGSSIGMRKVHTAEELQDSFNFAREYDGLVLAESWVKGAEFTVAIVDGKALPAIQLKTSHAFYDYDAKYQANDTQYLLPCGLSAEKEQELQQLALKAFDVIGGQGWGRIDVMQDQNGRFWLLEANTSPGMTDHSLVPMAAAAVGMSFPELVVHLLTEARGRVRG from the coding sequence ATGAACGTTGCCGCATTAGGAAAAATCGCGGTTTTAATGGGCGGAACATCCGCGGAGCGTGCGGTATCACTGAAAAGTGGTCAGGCTGTATATTCTGCACTGCAGCAAAGCGGTGCCGATGTGATTGCTATTGATGTTCAGGCGCATGCCATTGAGCAATTAACCAACGTCGATTTTGATGTCGCCTTTATTGCATTGCATGGTCGTGGCGGTGAAGACGGTACTATTCAGGGCGTGCTGGAGTGGCTGGATAAGCCCTATACCGGCAGTGGTGTAATGGCATCTGCTCTGGCAATGGATAAATGGCGCACCAAATTAATCTGGCAGGCTGCAGGTTTGCCGACACCCAAAGCATTTTTGCTGAACGAGGACAGTGACTGGAGCCAGCTGATTGCCGAACTGAATGCTGATGCCATCGTAAAGCCGGCACGTGAAGGTTCCAGTATCGGTATGCGTAAAGTCCACACTGCGGAAGAGTTGCAGGACAGTTTTAATTTCGCCCGTGAATATGACGGACTGGTTTTGGCTGAGTCCTGGGTGAAAGGCGCAGAGTTTACGGTTGCTATTGTGGATGGTAAGGCGTTACCGGCTATTCAGTTAAAAACCAGCCATGCGTTTTATGACTACGACGCCAAGTATCAGGCAAACGACACTCAGTATTTATTGCCCTGTGGTCTGTCTGCAGAAAAAGAACAGGAATTACAGCAGCTGGCTCTGAAGGCATTTGACGTTATCGGTGGCCAGGGTTGGGGACGTATTGATGTGATGCAGGATCAGAACGGTCGGTTCTGGTTACTGGAGGCAAATACCAGTCCGGGTATGACTGATCACAGTCTGGTGCCGATGGCGGCCGCTGCGGTCGGGATGAGTTTTCCTGAACTGGTTGTGCATTTATTAACGGAAGCCAGAGGCAGGGTTCGTGGCTAA
- a CDS encoding cell division protein FtsQ/DivIB codes for MPAIAWQWLLLPVFLAAVVAGVRWSYHSWPITSIDVQGRLSVWQAEDIAGKIVWAKDESFFSLDLQRVYQQISALPLIMQVTVRKRWPNTLEVSLYEDVPMAIWNGDQLLSANGRLSEIPAHLDGAHLAQIDGDRNYAEAAVRHFRRIQQSLGHLNIGINRLTVSAVGAVDVELSNGWQVRFGRQYFEERVQRLELLIAQLPESAVASVDLRYGKGAAIGWRAVQEMG; via the coding sequence ATGCCGGCAATCGCCTGGCAGTGGTTATTGCTGCCTGTATTTCTTGCTGCTGTTGTTGCCGGTGTGCGCTGGAGTTACCACAGCTGGCCAATTACCAGCATTGATGTACAGGGACGTCTGTCGGTCTGGCAAGCAGAAGATATTGCCGGGAAAATCGTTTGGGCAAAAGATGAAAGCTTCTTCTCACTAGATCTGCAGCGTGTTTACCAGCAGATTTCCGCGCTGCCGCTGATTATGCAGGTGACAGTACGCAAGCGCTGGCCGAATACGCTGGAAGTGAGTTTGTATGAAGATGTGCCTATGGCCATCTGGAACGGTGATCAGTTGCTGAGTGCTAATGGGCGGTTAAGCGAAATTCCTGCTCATCTTGATGGCGCTCATCTGGCTCAGATTGATGGCGACCGCAATTATGCTGAAGCAGCAGTACGTCATTTTCGCCGTATACAGCAATCGCTGGGTCATCTGAATATTGGCATTAATCGCTTAACGGTTTCGGCGGTTGGTGCTGTCGATGTGGAGCTGAGCAATGGCTGGCAGGTTCGCTTTGGACGGCAGTATTTTGAAGAGCGCGTTCAGCGTCTGGAATTATTGATTGCGCAATTGCCAGAGTCGGCGGTTGCGAGTGTTGATTTACGTTATGGAAAAGGTGCGGCCATTGGCTGGCGCGCAGTGCAGGAGATGGGATGA
- the ftsA gene encoding cell division protein FtsA: MSQVQQKNMLVGLDIGTSKIVAIVGELGADGNIEVVGLGSHPSRGLKKGVVVNIESTVQSIRRAVEEAELMAGCTIHSVYAGIAGSHIHSMNSHGIVAVRDREVTPMDVDRVIDAAQAVAIPQDQRILHVLPQEFVVDNQEGIKEPVGMSGVRLEAKVHLVTGAVNAAQNIERCVQRCGLQTDAIILEQLASSYAVLTDDERELGVCLVDIGGGTTDIAIFTEGAIRHTAVIPIAGDQVTNDIAMALRTPTQHAEKIKIKYACALTQLAKADETIKVPSVGERPPRDLSRQALAEVVEPRYDELFTLIQAELRRSGFEDMVAAGIVLTGGTSKMEGVVDLAEEIFHMPVRLAKPYGVSGLTDVINNPIYSTSVGLLLYAAKQQRNKTNNNRDEDRPDGIYSKIKDWIKVNF; the protein is encoded by the coding sequence ATGAGTCAGGTACAACAAAAAAACATGCTGGTTGGCCTGGATATTGGCACCTCTAAAATTGTCGCTATTGTTGGCGAGCTGGGGGCTGACGGAAATATCGAAGTGGTTGGTCTGGGTTCCCATCCGAGCCGTGGTCTGAAAAAAGGCGTGGTGGTTAATATCGAATCCACGGTGCAGTCGATCCGGCGCGCGGTGGAAGAAGCTGAATTAATGGCAGGCTGTACCATCCATTCTGTTTATGCCGGTATTGCTGGCAGTCATATTCACTCGATGAACTCGCACGGCATTGTGGCAGTGCGCGACCGTGAAGTGACGCCAATGGATGTCGACCGCGTGATCGATGCGGCTCAGGCTGTGGCCATTCCTCAGGATCAGCGCATCCTGCATGTTTTGCCGCAGGAATTTGTGGTCGATAATCAGGAAGGCATTAAAGAACCTGTCGGTATGTCTGGCGTCCGCCTTGAAGCTAAGGTTCACCTGGTAACCGGTGCTGTTAATGCAGCACAGAATATAGAGCGTTGTGTGCAGCGCTGTGGTTTGCAAACCGATGCGATCATTCTTGAGCAGCTGGCTTCCAGTTATGCCGTTTTAACAGATGATGAACGCGAGTTGGGCGTCTGCCTGGTGGATATCGGTGGTGGTACAACGGATATCGCTATTTTTACCGAAGGTGCAATCCGCCATACGGCTGTGATACCGATTGCCGGTGACCAGGTTACCAACGATATTGCCATGGCGTTGCGCACGCCGACCCAGCATGCCGAAAAAATCAAAATAAAATATGCCTGTGCGCTGACACAATTAGCCAAAGCGGATGAAACGATCAAGGTGCCGAGTGTTGGTGAACGCCCGCCACGTGACTTATCCCGTCAGGCATTGGCAGAGGTTGTTGAGCCACGCTATGACGAATTGTTTACCCTGATTCAGGCAGAATTGCGCCGCAGTGGTTTCGAAGATATGGTCGCTGCGGGCATTGTACTGACAGGCGGCACGTCAAAGATGGAAGGTGTTGTGGATCTGGCGGAAGAGATTTTCCATATGCCTGTTCGTCTGGCCAAACCTTACGGTGTATCAGGGCTGACCGACGTTATTAATAACCCGATTTATTCGACCTCTGTTGGGCTGCTTTTGTATGCCGCAAAACAACAGAGGAATAAAACAAATAATAACCGGGATGAAGATCGTCCCGATGGCATTTATTCCAAAATAAAAGATTGGATTAAAGTCAACTTTTAA
- the ftsZ gene encoding cell division protein FtsZ, which translates to MFELADDLQQSAVIKVVGVGGGGGNAVQHMVAGNIEGVDFICANTDSQALRNVSSRSIIQLGNGLTKGLGAGANPEVGRQAALEDRERIAEALKGADMVFITAGMGGGTGTGGAPVVAEVAKELGILTVAVVTKPFPFEGKKRMLIADQGLKQLAEHVDSLITIPNEKLLSVLGKNTSLLDAFKEANNVLQGAVQGIADLITRPGMINVDFADVRTVMSEMGQAMMGTGVASGENRAREAAERAIGSPLLEDVDLQGARGILVNVTAGFDLSLGEFSEVGSVIEEFASEHATVVVGTVIDPDLSDELRVTVVATGLGRRDAVEEPKPTKVVDNTVNARKADGTTDYSQLDQPTVKRQAGNAAKQLDVAARPDMDYLDIPAFLRRQAD; encoded by the coding sequence ATGTTCGAACTGGCAGATGATTTACAACAATCGGCGGTTATTAAAGTCGTTGGTGTTGGTGGTGGCGGTGGCAATGCGGTTCAGCATATGGTCGCAGGCAACATTGAAGGTGTGGACTTTATTTGTGCCAACACCGACTCACAGGCACTGCGTAATGTGAGTTCCCGCTCCATTATTCAACTGGGTAACGGTCTGACCAAAGGATTGGGTGCAGGCGCGAATCCGGAAGTAGGCCGTCAGGCTGCTCTGGAGGATCGTGAACGTATCGCTGAAGCACTGAAAGGTGCCGATATGGTATTTATCACTGCCGGTATGGGCGGTGGTACGGGTACCGGTGGTGCTCCGGTTGTTGCTGAGGTGGCGAAAGAATTAGGTATTCTCACTGTCGCAGTGGTTACCAAGCCATTCCCGTTTGAAGGGAAGAAGCGCATGTTGATTGCTGACCAGGGGCTGAAGCAACTGGCTGAGCATGTGGACTCCCTGATTACCATTCCGAACGAAAAGTTACTTTCTGTTCTGGGAAAAAACACTTCTCTGCTTGATGCTTTTAAAGAAGCTAATAATGTATTGCAGGGAGCTGTTCAGGGGATCGCTGATCTGATTACCCGTCCGGGTATGATCAACGTCGACTTTGCAGACGTCCGCACTGTGATGTCCGAAATGGGTCAGGCGATGATGGGAACGGGTGTTGCCAGTGGTGAAAACCGTGCTCGTGAAGCAGCAGAACGCGCAATTGGCAGTCCGCTGCTGGAAGATGTCGATCTGCAGGGCGCGCGTGGCATTCTGGTTAATGTAACCGCTGGTTTTGATCTGTCTCTGGGTGAGTTCAGTGAAGTCGGCAGCGTAATCGAAGAGTTTGCCTCTGAGCATGCAACTGTTGTTGTTGGCACCGTGATCGATCCGGATCTGTCGGATGAGCTGCGTGTTACAGTTGTTGCCACTGGTTTGGGTCGCCGCGATGCGGTTGAGGAACCAAAGCCAACTAAAGTGGTCGATAACACCGTCAATGCCCGTAAGGCTGATGGTACGACAGATTACAGCCAGCTGGATCAGCCAACCGTGAAGCGTCAGGCAGGTAACGCCGCTAAGCAGTTGGATGTCGCAGCCCGTCCTGATATGGATTATCTCGACATTCCGGCGTTTTTGCGTCGTCAGGCTGATTAA
- the lpxC gene encoding UDP-3-O-acyl-N-acetylglucosamine deacetylase → MIPQRTLKNAIRATGVGLHSGEKVYLTLKPAPVDTGIVFRRIDLDPVVDIPAHALNVGETTLSTTLVKDHARVDTVEHLLSAMAGLGIDNAIVELSAQEVPIMDGSSGPFVFLVQSAGIAEQNVAKRFIRIKRRVEVREGDKVASFVPYDGFKVSFEIDFDHPVFKQSVQKASLDFSSTSYVKEVSRARTFGFTKDLEYMRSKNLALGGSVKNAIVVDEYRVLNEDGLRYDDEFVKHKILDAVGDLYLLGHSLIGEFIGYKSGHGLNNKLLRELLLQEDAWEFVEFAEESSPISYMRPAAAG, encoded by the coding sequence ATGATTCCACAACGAACGTTAAAAAACGCTATCCGGGCGACTGGGGTTGGCCTTCATTCAGGTGAGAAGGTGTATCTCACGCTGAAACCGGCACCTGTTGATACCGGGATTGTGTTCCGACGTATCGATCTTGATCCGGTTGTGGATATCCCGGCACACGCCCTGAATGTTGGCGAAACTACGCTGTCCACCACGCTGGTTAAAGATCATGCCCGCGTTGATACGGTTGAACACCTGTTATCTGCGATGGCTGGCTTGGGTATCGACAATGCTATCGTCGAGCTCAGTGCTCAGGAAGTACCTATTATGGACGGCAGTTCAGGCCCGTTTGTATTTCTGGTGCAGTCCGCAGGTATTGCTGAGCAGAATGTTGCCAAGCGTTTTATCCGCATCAAACGTCGTGTTGAAGTGCGTGAAGGCGATAAAGTAGCTTCTTTTGTGCCTTACGATGGCTTTAAGGTCAGCTTTGAGATCGATTTCGATCATCCGGTGTTCAAGCAGAGTGTTCAGAAAGCAAGTCTGGACTTCTCTTCAACGTCTTATGTAAAAGAAGTCAGCCGTGCCCGAACCTTTGGTTTCACCAAAGATCTGGAATACATGCGTTCCAAAAATCTGGCGCTGGGCGGCAGTGTTAAAAACGCCATTGTCGTTGATGAGTACCGTGTGCTGAATGAAGACGGACTGCGTTACGATGATGAGTTTGTGAAGCACAAAATACTGGATGCTGTAGGTGATCTGTACCTGCTCGGGCACAGTCTGATTGGTGAGTTTATCGGCTATAAGTCAGGTCACGGCCTGAACAACAAGTTGCTGCGTGAGCTTCTGCTGCAGGAAGACGCGTGGGAGTTTGTCGAATTTGCTGAGGAAAGCTCGCCAATTTCTTACATGCGCCCGGCCGCTGCTGGTTAA